Proteins encoded together in one Caldicellulosiruptor saccharolyticus DSM 8903 window:
- a CDS encoding sensor histidine kinase, translated as MLLKLKNYFLRLSIKYKILILFYSIIVITSLVLALFSYTISTNQLKEEVGNLLLRDTKRIAASIDFLQKDVNELSSFLFLDQRIQNFINPRPDFTKYSLEPLASLLASKDYISFIMLYSFQGDKYYFSNDNSTGVADFYELKSTDFFKQIIKNKGAPMWVSLNSLPFSLIAKNNYPKIAMARLLLDFNTYEPAGVLIICINIPTIEKIYMEDLKEKEACFFIADSSNRIISFESTTPQFTATFAQKLLNKNILSRENEIITANSSKLLITSSYIPTSNWRLVSVVSLENAINAIRNSFVLLYIRVLILCLIFAFVISMYFSSMLTAPLQKLVSSMKKVRQGNFREQVNIDPHASDEIAIVVSEYNNMVEKINELINKVLKLEIHKKEAELKALEAQINPHFLYNTLDTIFWKAEKSHDSEISEMIYSLSRLFRLTLNRGSEFIQVKGEKELIEHYLFLQSKRYKNRLQYSIEIDPEILDYYIPKLILQPFVENAIVHGMENSTTPTFIQITGKKEGENLCFTIKDNGIGMSKTQLDRIKDLLESGKEATFGYAIKNVNERLKLYYETHFKLNIQSQPGQGTEVKLILPIDYISVES; from the coding sequence ATGCTCTTAAAACTCAAAAATTATTTTTTAAGGCTTAGTATAAAGTACAAGATACTCATTCTCTTTTATAGCATAATAGTAATAACCTCCTTGGTGTTGGCTTTATTCTCATATACTATTTCAACAAACCAGCTTAAAGAAGAGGTAGGAAATCTGCTTTTAAGAGATACAAAAAGAATTGCTGCAAGTATTGATTTCCTTCAAAAAGATGTAAATGAGCTTTCATCCTTTTTGTTCTTAGATCAAAGAATTCAAAACTTTATAAACCCACGTCCAGATTTTACCAAATATTCTTTAGAGCCACTGGCAAGCCTTCTTGCTTCCAAGGATTATATAAGCTTTATTATGCTTTATTCTTTTCAAGGTGATAAATATTACTTTTCAAATGACAATAGCACTGGAGTTGCTGATTTTTATGAACTAAAATCTACAGATTTTTTTAAACAAATTATAAAAAACAAAGGTGCACCCATGTGGGTAAGTCTAAATAGCTTACCTTTTAGCCTAATTGCAAAAAACAATTACCCTAAGATTGCCATGGCAAGGCTTCTTTTAGATTTCAATACATACGAGCCTGCAGGAGTGCTTATAATATGTATAAACATACCAACCATTGAAAAAATCTATATGGAAGATTTAAAGGAAAAAGAAGCATGTTTTTTTATAGCTGACAGTAGCAACAGAATTATTTCTTTTGAGAGCACAACACCACAGTTTACAGCTACATTCGCTCAGAAGCTTTTGAATAAAAACATCCTAAGTAGAGAAAATGAAATAATCACTGCCAATTCGTCAAAACTTTTAATTACTTCAAGTTATATTCCAACTTCCAACTGGCGGCTTGTGAGCGTCGTTTCGTTAGAAAATGCCATAAATGCTATTAGAAATTCGTTTGTCCTCTTATATATTAGGGTACTTATACTCTGTCTTATTTTTGCTTTTGTAATATCCATGTATTTTTCTTCTATGCTCACAGCTCCCCTCCAGAAACTTGTAAGTTCTATGAAAAAAGTGCGGCAGGGTAACTTTCGAGAACAAGTAAATATTGACCCGCATGCAAGTGATGAAATTGCAATAGTTGTTTCTGAATACAATAATATGGTCGAAAAAATAAATGAATTGATAAACAAGGTATTAAAGTTGGAAATTCACAAAAAAGAAGCAGAACTAAAAGCACTTGAGGCTCAGATAAATCCTCATTTTCTTTACAATACTTTGGATACTATATTTTGGAAAGCCGAAAAATCTCATGATAGTGAAATAAGCGAGATGATTTATTCTCTTTCAAGACTTTTTAGACTTACCTTAAACAGAGGAAGTGAGTTCATTCAGGTAAAAGGTGAAAAAGAATTAATAGAACATTATCTTTTCTTGCAGAGCAAAAGATACAAAAATAGACTTCAGTACTCAATTGAGATTGATCCTGAAATATTAGACTATTATATCCCTAAATTGATTTTGCAGCCTTTTGTTGAAAATGCAATTGTTCATGGTATGGAAAATTCAACAACCCCAACTTTTATCCAAATAACAGGCAAAAAAGAAGGTGAAAACTTATGCTTTACCATCAAAGACAACGGAATTGGAATGTCGAAAACGCAGCTTGATAGAATCAAAGACCTTTTAGAATCAGGAAAGGAAGCTACTTTTGGATATGCTATCAAAAATGTCAACGAAAGATTAAAACTTTACTATGAAACACACTTCAAATTGAATATACAAAGCCAGCCGGGACAAGGTACAGAAGTAAAATTGATACTTCCTATAGATTATATTTCAGTAGAAAGTTGA
- a CDS encoding response regulator: MTKLLIADDEPEVIEGISTLVDWESNGIKIVGCATNGEEALEKIRMLCPDIVLIDIKMPKLDGLQVIEYAKKEGYIFESIILSGYDDFYFAQKALELRSLNYLLKPCKPKEVLDAVLKAKNVLEKEREKEALINRFIEYYNETLPILKERILNEVIFGIRSKEEIEKLFERYNIKLSSGKYCIALAKFDIENVSDTYPTSFVKQEAYTLACVNLIQKELEDFRAEVFRGRNEIVILINSDFEFDRETIDTILTKVKRNASEKLGVKLYFGVSRWGDKIEKINSLYEQALNALELKFFADDIDILHFDDICLSKNTTYYPIDEERSIINSLLLCQKDVIKDKVESFINSLYSTNTFNKWFIKSAVLALLGSLIKVCHEKCIDLNDVVSSKIFENILKTEKKELIKASLLSFLNATVDKIEQIENKNLIVKAAISFIEKNYNKNITLESVAKEVYVTPAYLSILFKRELKINFVDYLHKIRIQKAQELLKNQNLKTYQVANMVGFSDEKYFSQVFKKYTGLTPSQFREANI; encoded by the coding sequence ATGACAAAGTTACTTATTGCTGATGATGAGCCAGAGGTAATTGAAGGTATTTCAACTCTTGTTGATTGGGAAAGCAATGGAATTAAGATTGTTGGATGTGCAACAAACGGTGAAGAGGCACTTGAGAAAATTAGAATGCTTTGCCCTGACATTGTTTTGATAGATATCAAAATGCCTAAGTTAGATGGACTGCAAGTAATTGAATACGCCAAAAAAGAAGGGTATATATTTGAAAGTATAATCTTAAGCGGGTATGATGACTTTTACTTTGCCCAAAAAGCACTTGAGCTAAGGAGCCTGAATTATCTGCTAAAGCCTTGCAAACCAAAAGAAGTTTTAGATGCAGTACTAAAGGCTAAAAATGTCCTCGAAAAAGAAAGGGAAAAAGAGGCTCTGATAAACAGGTTCATAGAATATTACAATGAAACTTTGCCAATTTTAAAAGAGAGAATTCTAAATGAGGTTATATTCGGCATCCGCAGCAAGGAAGAGATAGAAAAGCTTTTTGAAAGGTACAATATAAAACTTTCATCTGGAAAATACTGCATTGCTCTTGCCAAATTTGATATTGAAAATGTATCCGATACTTACCCAACTTCTTTTGTAAAACAAGAAGCGTACACTCTTGCATGTGTTAATTTAATTCAGAAAGAATTAGAGGACTTTAGAGCAGAAGTTTTCAGAGGTAGAAATGAGATAGTTATATTAATTAACTCAGACTTTGAATTTGATAGAGAAACGATAGATACTATTCTTACAAAAGTCAAAAGAAATGCCAGCGAAAAGCTTGGAGTGAAACTTTACTTTGGAGTTAGCAGATGGGGAGATAAAATTGAAAAAATCAACTCTTTATATGAACAAGCTTTAAATGCTTTAGAGCTTAAATTCTTTGCAGATGATATTGACATATTACATTTTGATGATATTTGCCTTAGCAAAAATACTACTTATTACCCAATCGATGAAGAAAGATCAATAATAAATAGCCTCTTGCTGTGCCAGAAAGATGTTATTAAAGATAAAGTCGAAAGTTTTATAAACTCATTGTATTCTACCAACACATTTAACAAATGGTTTATAAAGTCGGCTGTTTTGGCATTACTGGGCAGCCTCATCAAAGTCTGCCATGAAAAATGTATTGATTTAAATGATGTAGTAAGCAGCAAGATTTTTGAAAACATTTTAAAAACTGAGAAAAAAGAGCTGATCAAAGCATCGCTACTTAGTTTTTTAAATGCAACAGTAGACAAAATTGAGCAGATCGAAAATAAAAATCTAATCGTTAAAGCAGCTATTAGCTTTATTGAAAAAAACTATAACAAGAACATTACATTAGAAAGTGTTGCAAAAGAGGTATATGTAACACCTGCGTATTTGAGCATTCTATTTAAAAGAGAACTGAAAATTAATTTTGTCGATTACCTACATAAAATCAGAATTCAAAAAGCCCAGGAACTTCTTAAAAACCAAAATTTAAAAACATACCAGGTTGCAAATATGGTTGGCTTTTCTGATGAGAAGTATTTTTCTCAAGTTTTTAAAAAGTATACCGGGCTTACACCAAGTCAGTTCAGGGAAGCAAACATATAA
- a CDS encoding discoidin domain-containing protein produces MTLVFVGTFFAIDFSKVKAADGTAVINFNKVYWGDFLGVGIQWDPQDGSLPEIDSTMWDKVIQRVDFMNAKFARVMINVEDYFNGSTYNWNSVVMQRLYKILDYCQSRGVTVMLGNWWKPSWASSFTDSRFLTAICDLLNYLRNSKGYTCIRYYNFLNEPNGEWMYGENPPDLETRWNNWKDGIIALHNMLSSRGYTNWVQLVGPDTAYQDDWVDRALNNLGSQMGAYEFHIYKDYDSQVYNGEIEATVGAKRNLINSSTQSNKHLWLGELGMKEGKDPIYDCQPRVTTFEYAVVMSDGIAQVIRAGGSGVIPWCLDDAMHLASSDGTLKKWGMWNSLGGKTVGTKTYPISDQNLRPWFYPVSLFSKFFVQGSQVVEVSGPSIPGVRVAAVKKQNGTNWDVSIVVVNNNDSAKSILITAPGVTNTAIFKQYNFFASDQPKDNDGFPLPKMDRVNNLSNGILVDLPSRGVVFLTTLNGGTPVSVSSNLALNKPAYASSTENSNYPPNYAFDGNLNTRWSSAWSDPQWIYVDLGSVQTISRVKLVWEAAYAKQFQIQVSTDNVNWTTVYSNYNGTGGTNDITFTPVNARYVKMYAWQRATQYGYSLWEFEVYQ; encoded by the coding sequence TTGACACTTGTTTTTGTTGGGACATTTTTTGCAATTGATTTTTCAAAGGTAAAAGCTGCTGATGGAACAGCTGTGATTAATTTTAACAAGGTATATTGGGGTGACTTTTTAGGTGTTGGTATTCAATGGGATCCTCAAGATGGAAGCTTACCAGAGATTGATAGCACTATGTGGGACAAAGTGATACAAAGAGTTGATTTTATGAATGCAAAATTTGCTCGAGTAATGATAAATGTTGAGGACTATTTCAATGGTTCGACTTATAATTGGAACTCTGTTGTAATGCAAAGGTTGTACAAGATATTAGATTATTGTCAGAGTCGCGGCGTGACAGTCATGCTTGGTAACTGGTGGAAACCGTCTTGGGCATCTTCTTTTACTGATTCAAGATTTTTGACAGCCATTTGCGATTTGCTCAATTATCTTAGAAATTCAAAAGGGTATACATGCATTAGATACTACAATTTTCTTAATGAACCTAATGGTGAGTGGATGTATGGTGAAAACCCACCTGATTTAGAAACGCGATGGAATAATTGGAAAGACGGAATTATAGCACTTCACAATATGCTCAGTAGCAGAGGGTATACGAATTGGGTACAACTTGTTGGACCTGATACAGCTTATCAGGATGATTGGGTAGATAGAGCACTAAATAACTTGGGTAGTCAAATGGGGGCTTACGAATTCCATATTTATAAGGACTATGATAGTCAAGTTTATAATGGTGAAATAGAAGCTACAGTTGGTGCAAAGAGAAACTTAATAAATTCATCAACTCAGTCAAATAAACATCTATGGTTGGGCGAATTAGGAATGAAGGAAGGAAAAGATCCTATATATGATTGTCAGCCAAGAGTAACTACTTTTGAATATGCTGTTGTTATGTCAGATGGAATAGCACAGGTTATAAGAGCAGGGGGCTCAGGTGTAATTCCATGGTGTTTAGATGATGCAATGCATTTAGCAAGTTCAGATGGCACACTTAAAAAATGGGGTATGTGGAATTCGTTAGGTGGTAAAACAGTAGGAACAAAAACATATCCTATAAGTGATCAAAATTTGAGACCTTGGTTCTATCCAGTGTCACTTTTCTCAAAATTTTTTGTTCAAGGTTCACAAGTTGTAGAGGTCAGTGGGCCAAGTATTCCAGGGGTAAGAGTAGCAGCTGTAAAGAAACAAAATGGTACTAATTGGGATGTATCAATTGTGGTTGTGAATAACAATGATTCTGCAAAATCTATTCTGATAACAGCGCCAGGTGTTACAAATACAGCAATATTTAAGCAATATAATTTCTTTGCTAGTGATCAGCCAAAAGATAATGATGGTTTTCCTCTTCCTAAGATGGATAGAGTCAATAACTTATCAAATGGGATTCTAGTGGATTTGCCATCAAGAGGTGTTGTATTCTTAACTACGTTAAATGGTGGGACTCCTGTTTCAGTGTCGAGTAATCTTGCATTAAACAAACCAGCTTATGCTTCTTCAACAGAAAATTCGAATTACCCACCGAACTATGCTTTTGATGGAAATCTAAATACAAGATGGTCTTCAGCATGGTCGGATCCACAGTGGATCTACGTTGACCTTGGTTCAGTTCAAACAATTTCAAGAGTGAAACTTGTTTGGGAGGCAGCTTATGCAAAGCAATTTCAAATACAAGTTTCCACCGATAATGTAAATTGGACCACTGTTTATTCAAACTACAACGGAACAGGTGGTACAAATGACATAACATTTACACCTGTTAATGCAAGATATGTAAAAATGTATGCATGGCAAAGAGCAACTCAATATGGGTATTCGCTTTGGGAATTTGAAGTGTATCAGTAA